The DNA window ACGGCGGCGCGAGCGTGGTCTTGGCCGAAACGGTGGCCAGCATCGGCGCTTACCTGAACGTCAGGGAGCGCGGCATGGTCGCGGTGGGCCTGGAGATCAATGCCAATCACCTGCGCAGCGTGGCGTCCGGCACGGTCACGGCCACCGGAACGCCGATTTTTCAGGGCCGCACCACCGAGGTCTGGCACATTGAAATTAAAAACGAAGCGGGGAAAATGGTCTGCGTGTCGCGCTGCACGCTGGCCGTGATTGTACCGCCAACCGGCTGAGCCAACCTGTTCGTTAGGCTGCTGCTCTCAAGCGGTTTGGCTGGCCCGGTCCAGATAGCCCGCCGCCTGCAAA is part of the Deinococcus detaillensis genome and encodes:
- a CDS encoding hotdog fold thioesterase; this encodes MTQDAFLTQGTLVEHLGITFSEQSGQKVVAHMPVEARVHQPFGILHGGASVVLAETVASIGAYLNVRERGMVAVGLEINANHLRSVASGTVTATGTPIFQGRTTEVWHIEIKNEAGKMVCVSRCTLAVIVPPTG